Proteins encoded by one window of Lates calcarifer isolate ASB-BC8 linkage group LG5, TLL_Latcal_v3, whole genome shotgun sequence:
- the ppp3r1b gene encoding calcineurin subunit B type 1b, with product MGNEASYPLEMCSHFDADEIKRLGKRFKKLDLDNSGSLSVEEFMSLPELQQNPLVQRVIDIFDTDGNGEVDFQEFIEGVSQFSVKGDKEQKLRFAFRIYDMDKDGYISNGELFQVLKMMVGNNLKDTQLQQIVDKTIINADKDGDGRISFEEFCAVVGGLDIHKKMVVDV from the exons ttgatGCAGATGAGATTAAGAGGCTGGGAAAGAGATTTAAGAAACTCGACCTAGATAACTCCGGCTCCCTGAGCGTGGAGGAGTTTATGTCCTTACCCGAGCTGCAGCAGAATCCCCTCGTGCAGCGAGTTATCGACATATTCGACACCGACGGAAACGGGGAAGTCGACTTTCAAG AGTTCATTGAAGGTGTCTCTCAGTTCAGTGTCAAAGGAGACAAGGAGCAGAAGCTTCGCT TCGCGTTCAGGATCTACGACATGGACAAAGACGGCTACATATCGAACGGAGAGCTCTTCCAGGTCCTCAAGATGATGGTGGGCAACAACCTGAAGGACACGCAGCTGCAGCAGATCGTTGACAAAACCATCATCAACGCAGACAAAGACGGCGACGGCAGGATATCCTTCGAAGAGTTCTGTGCG GTCGTCGGTGGACTGGACATTCACAAGAAGATGGTGGTGGACGTCTGA